In Mus caroli chromosome 9, CAROLI_EIJ_v1.1, whole genome shotgun sequence, a single window of DNA contains:
- the Zbtb47 gene encoding zinc finger and BTB domain-containing protein 47 isoform X2 → MGRLNEQRLFQPDLCDVDLVLVPQHSVFPAHKGVLAAYSQFFHSLFTQNKQLQRVELSLEALAPSGLQQILNFIYTSKLLVNAANVHEVLSAASLLQMADIAASCQELLDARSLAPSGPVALAQPAASCAPVPPPPYYCDIKQEADAPGLPKIYAREGPDPYSVRVEDGAGTAGDVGSATAGPAQTLFKEEKEGAPEEAEAPGSLCKLESGEGLEPELDASGTYGHQEQSQIIVEVNLNNQTLHVSTGPEGKPGSGANPATVVLGQEDGMQGHSEEEEEEGGGSGGGEEEEEEEEEEEGSQGEEEEEEEEGPSDHREEEDEEDGPSEQDAESSEEEREAEGRQDPAGPAGCQGSQVDPPPHSRMSTRSRGQNTRRRATPEPEEAGRRGGKRPKASGAVPASQAADGLGAKVKLEEKQQHPCQKCPRVFNNRWYLEKHMNVTHSRMQICGQCGKRFLLESELQLHRQTDCERNIQCMTCGKAFKKLWSLHEHNKIVHGYAEKKFSCEICEKKFHTMAHVRKHMVAHTKDMPFTCETCGKSFKRSMSLKVHSLQHSGEKPFRCENCNERFQYKYQLRSHMSIHIGHKQFMCQWCGKDFNMKQYFDEHMKTHTGEKPYICEICGKSFTSRPNMKRHRRTHTGEKPYPCDVCGQRFRFSNMLKAHKEKCFRVSHPLPGDPATLPATHLQPTAPLFPTAPPRLDTN, encoded by the exons ATGGGCCGCCTCAACGAGCAGCGCCTCTTCCAGCCAGACCTGTGCGATGTGGACCTAGTGCTGGTGCCTCAGCATAGCGTGTTCCCCGCACACAAGGGTGTGCTGGCTGCCTACAGCCAGTTCTTCCACTCGCTTTTCACACAGAACAAGCAGCTGCAGCGGGTCGAGCTATCTCTGGAGGCACTCGCGCCCAGCGGCCTGCAGCAGATCCTCAACTTCATCTACACGTCCAAGCTGCTCGTGAACGCGGCCAACGTGCACGAGGTGCTCAGCGCGGCCTCGCTGCTGCAGATGGCTGACATCGCGGCCTCCTGCCAGGAGCTGCTGGACGCTCGATCCTTGGCGCCCTCGGGCCCTGTGGCCCTGGCACAGCCTGCCGCCAGCTGTGCTCCGGTGCCTCCACCACCCTACTACTGTGACATCAAGCAGGAGGCAGATGCCCCAGGCCTCCCAAAGATCTATGCCCGGGAGGGCCCCGATCCCTACTCTGTGCGTGTGGAGGATGGAGCAGGGACGGCTGGGGATGTAGGCTCTGCCACTGCTGGGCCAGCACAGACACTCttcaaggaggagaaggaaggggcccctgaagaggcagaggccCCAGGTAGCCTGTGCAAATTGGAAAGTGGAGAGGGGCTGGAGCCAGAACTGGATGCCTCGGGCACCTATGGGCACCAGGAGCAGTCACAAATCATTGTTGAGGTGAACCTCAACAACCAAACACTGCATGTGTCCACCGGACCTGAGGGCAAGCCAGGCTCTGGTGCCAATCCAGCCACTGTGGTGCTCGGCCAGGAGGATGGCATGCAGGGACACtcggaagaagaggaggaggaaggaggagggagtggagggggagaggaagaggaggaagaggaagaagaggaggaaggcagccagggagaggaggaggaggaagaggaggaagggccCAGTGATCATcgagaggaggaggatgaagaagatggGCCCAGTGAGCAGGATGCAGAGAGttctgaggaggagagggaggctgaGGGCAGGCAGGACCCCGCAGGTCCCGCTGGGTGTCAGGGCAGCCAGGTGGACCCTCCACCACATAGCCGAATGTCCACACGGTCCCGGGGACAAAACACCCGGCGCCGGGCCACCCCTGAGCCAGAGGAGGCTGGACGTAGAGGTGGGAAGAGGCCCAAGGCCTCTGGAGCTGTTCCGGCATCCCAGGCAGCTGACGGGCTGGGGGCCAAGGTGAAGCTGGAGGAAAAACAGCAGCATCCATGCCAGAAGTGCCCTCGGGTCTTCAACAACCGCTGGTACCTAGAAAAGCATATGAATGTGACCCACAGCCGGATGCAGATCTGTGGCCAGTGTGGGAAGCGCTTCCTGCTGGAGAGTGAGCTGCAGCTGCACAGACAGACGGACTGTGAGCGCAACATCCAG TGCATGACGTGTGGCAAAGCCTTCAAGAAGCTGTGGTCTCTTCACGAGCACAACAAGATAGTGCACGGCTACGCGGAGAAGAAGTTCTCCTGTGAGATCTGCGAGAAGAAGTTTCACACCATGGCGCACGTGCGCAAGCACATGGTTG CCCACACCAAGGACATGCCCTTCACCTGCGAGACCTGTGGGAAGTCCTTTAAGCGCAGTATGTCGCTGAAGGTCCACTCGCTGCAGCACTCGGGGGAGAAGCCTTTCCGCTGTGAG AACTGCAATGAACGCTTCCAGTACAAGTACCAGCTGCGGTCACACATGAGCATCCACATTGGCCACAAGCAGTTCATGTGTCAGTGGTGTGGCAAGGACTTCAACATGAAGCAGTACTTTGACGAgcacatgaagacacacacag GGGAGAAGCCTTATATCTGTGAGATCTGTGGCAAGAGTTTCACCAGCCGCCCCAATATGAAGCGGCATCgacgcacacacacaggagagaagccatacCCGTGTGACGTGTGCGGCCAGCGTTTCCGCTTCTCCAACATGCTGAAGGCACACAAAGAAAAGTGCTTCCGTGTCAGCCACCCGCTGCCCGGTGACCCCGCCACCCTGCCTGCCACGCATCTGCAGCCCACAGCTCCGCTCTTCCCCACAGCACCTCCCAGGCTGGACACTAACTGA
- the Zbtb47 gene encoding zinc finger and BTB domain-containing protein 47 isoform X1, producing MLLVEKTTDSPAAEFSLVEDVALHFACLMGRLNEQRLFQPDLCDVDLVLVPQHSVFPAHKGVLAAYSQFFHSLFTQNKQLQRVELSLEALAPSGLQQILNFIYTSKLLVNAANVHEVLSAASLLQMADIAASCQELLDARSLAPSGPVALAQPAASCAPVPPPPYYCDIKQEADAPGLPKIYAREGPDPYSVRVEDGAGTAGDVGSATAGPAQTLFKEEKEGAPEEAEAPGSLCKLESGEGLEPELDASGTYGHQEQSQIIVEVNLNNQTLHVSTGPEGKPGSGANPATVVLGQEDGMQGHSEEEEEEGGGSGGGEEEEEEEEEEEGSQGEEEEEEEEGPSDHREEEDEEDGPSEQDAESSEEEREAEGRQDPAGPAGCQGSQVDPPPHSRMSTRSRGQNTRRRATPEPEEAGRRGGKRPKASGAVPASQAADGLGAKVKLEEKQQHPCQKCPRVFNNRWYLEKHMNVTHSRMQICGQCGKRFLLESELQLHRQTDCERNIQCMTCGKAFKKLWSLHEHNKIVHGYAEKKFSCEICEKKFHTMAHVRKHMVAHTKDMPFTCETCGKSFKRSMSLKVHSLQHSGEKPFRCENCNERFQYKYQLRSHMSIHIGHKQFMCQWCGKDFNMKQYFDEHMKTHTGEKPYICEICGKSFTSRPNMKRHRRTHTGEKPYPCDVCGQRFRFSNMLKAHKEKCFRVSHPLPGDPATLPATHLQPTAPLFPTAPPRLDTN from the exons ATG TTGCTGGTTGAGAAGACGACAGACTCCCCGGCGGCAGAGTTCTCGCTGGTGGAGGACGTGGCCCTGCACTTTGCCTGCTTGATGGGCCGCCTCAACGAGCAGCGCCTCTTCCAGCCAGACCTGTGCGATGTGGACCTAGTGCTGGTGCCTCAGCATAGCGTGTTCCCCGCACACAAGGGTGTGCTGGCTGCCTACAGCCAGTTCTTCCACTCGCTTTTCACACAGAACAAGCAGCTGCAGCGGGTCGAGCTATCTCTGGAGGCACTCGCGCCCAGCGGCCTGCAGCAGATCCTCAACTTCATCTACACGTCCAAGCTGCTCGTGAACGCGGCCAACGTGCACGAGGTGCTCAGCGCGGCCTCGCTGCTGCAGATGGCTGACATCGCGGCCTCCTGCCAGGAGCTGCTGGACGCTCGATCCTTGGCGCCCTCGGGCCCTGTGGCCCTGGCACAGCCTGCCGCCAGCTGTGCTCCGGTGCCTCCACCACCCTACTACTGTGACATCAAGCAGGAGGCAGATGCCCCAGGCCTCCCAAAGATCTATGCCCGGGAGGGCCCCGATCCCTACTCTGTGCGTGTGGAGGATGGAGCAGGGACGGCTGGGGATGTAGGCTCTGCCACTGCTGGGCCAGCACAGACACTCttcaaggaggagaaggaaggggcccctgaagaggcagaggccCCAGGTAGCCTGTGCAAATTGGAAAGTGGAGAGGGGCTGGAGCCAGAACTGGATGCCTCGGGCACCTATGGGCACCAGGAGCAGTCACAAATCATTGTTGAGGTGAACCTCAACAACCAAACACTGCATGTGTCCACCGGACCTGAGGGCAAGCCAGGCTCTGGTGCCAATCCAGCCACTGTGGTGCTCGGCCAGGAGGATGGCATGCAGGGACACtcggaagaagaggaggaggaaggaggagggagtggagggggagaggaagaggaggaagaggaagaagaggaggaaggcagccagggagaggaggaggaggaagaggaggaagggccCAGTGATCATcgagaggaggaggatgaagaagatggGCCCAGTGAGCAGGATGCAGAGAGttctgaggaggagagggaggctgaGGGCAGGCAGGACCCCGCAGGTCCCGCTGGGTGTCAGGGCAGCCAGGTGGACCCTCCACCACATAGCCGAATGTCCACACGGTCCCGGGGACAAAACACCCGGCGCCGGGCCACCCCTGAGCCAGAGGAGGCTGGACGTAGAGGTGGGAAGAGGCCCAAGGCCTCTGGAGCTGTTCCGGCATCCCAGGCAGCTGACGGGCTGGGGGCCAAGGTGAAGCTGGAGGAAAAACAGCAGCATCCATGCCAGAAGTGCCCTCGGGTCTTCAACAACCGCTGGTACCTAGAAAAGCATATGAATGTGACCCACAGCCGGATGCAGATCTGTGGCCAGTGTGGGAAGCGCTTCCTGCTGGAGAGTGAGCTGCAGCTGCACAGACAGACGGACTGTGAGCGCAACATCCAG TGCATGACGTGTGGCAAAGCCTTCAAGAAGCTGTGGTCTCTTCACGAGCACAACAAGATAGTGCACGGCTACGCGGAGAAGAAGTTCTCCTGTGAGATCTGCGAGAAGAAGTTTCACACCATGGCGCACGTGCGCAAGCACATGGTTG CCCACACCAAGGACATGCCCTTCACCTGCGAGACCTGTGGGAAGTCCTTTAAGCGCAGTATGTCGCTGAAGGTCCACTCGCTGCAGCACTCGGGGGAGAAGCCTTTCCGCTGTGAG AACTGCAATGAACGCTTCCAGTACAAGTACCAGCTGCGGTCACACATGAGCATCCACATTGGCCACAAGCAGTTCATGTGTCAGTGGTGTGGCAAGGACTTCAACATGAAGCAGTACTTTGACGAgcacatgaagacacacacag GGGAGAAGCCTTATATCTGTGAGATCTGTGGCAAGAGTTTCACCAGCCGCCCCAATATGAAGCGGCATCgacgcacacacacaggagagaagccatacCCGTGTGACGTGTGCGGCCAGCGTTTCCGCTTCTCCAACATGCTGAAGGCACACAAAGAAAAGTGCTTCCGTGTCAGCCACCCGCTGCCCGGTGACCCCGCCACCCTGCCTGCCACGCATCTGCAGCCCACAGCTCCGCTCTTCCCCACAGCACCTCCCAGGCTGGACACTAACTGA
- the Klhl40 gene encoding kelch-like protein 40, whose protein sequence is MTLGLEQAEEQRLYQQTLLQDGLKDMLDHGKFLDCVVRVGEREFPCHRLVLAACSPYFRARFLAEPDSAGELRLEEVSPDIVSQVLHYLYTSEIALDEASVQDLFAAAHRFQIPSIFTICVSFLQKRLCLANCLAVFRLGLLLDCARLAVAARDFICARFPLVARDNDFLGLSADELIAIISSDGLNVEKEEAVFEAVMRWASSGDAEAQAERQRALPTVFESVRCRLLPRAFLESRVERHPLVRSQPELLRKVQMVKDAHEGRLTTLRKKKKEKGEQTARAKEANQGTEDTKAEDDEERVLPGILNDTLRFGMFLQDLIFMISEEGAVAYDPAANECYCASLSTQIPKNHVSLVTKENQVFVAGGLFYNEDNKEDPMSAYFLQFDHLDSEWLGMPPLPSPRCLFGLGEALNAIYVVGGRELKDSEDSLDSVLCYDRLSFKWGESDPLPYAVYGHTVLSHMDLVYVIGGKGKDRKCLNKMCVYDPKKFEWKELAPMQTARSLFGATVHDGRIFVAAGVTDTGLTSSSEVYSIADNKWTSFEAFPQERSSLSLVSLAGTLYALGGFATLETESGELVPTELNDIWRYNEDEKKWEGVLREIAYAAGATFLPVRLNVLRLTKM, encoded by the exons ATGACGCTGGGCTTGGAGCAGGCGGAGGAGCAGCGTCTGTACCAGCAGACGCTCCTGCAAGACGGCCTCAAGGACATGCTGGACCACGGCAAGTTCCTAGACTGTGTAGTGCGCGTGGGTGAGCGCGAGTTCCCGTGCCACCGCCTGGTGCTGGCCGCCTGCAGCCCCTACTTCCGCGCGCGCTTCCTGGCTGAGCCAGATAGCGCGGGAGAGCTACGCCTGGAGGAGGTGTCGCCAGACATAGTGTCCCAGGTGCTGCACTACCTGTACACATCAGAGATCGCGCTGGATGAGGCAAGCGTGCAAGACCTGTTTGCCGCGGCGCATCGATTCCAGATCCCGTCCATCTTCACCATCTGCGTGTCGTTTCTGCAGAAGCGCCTGTGCTTGGCCAATTGCCTGGCTGTCTTCCGCCTCGGCCTCCTGCTGGACTGCGCGCGTCTGGCTGTGGCCGCGCGCGACTTCATCTGCGCGCGCTTCCCGCTGGTGGCGCGGGACAACGACTTCCTAGGACTCTCGGCTGACGAGCTGATCGCCATCATCTCCAGCGACGGCCTTAACgtagagaaggaggaggcagtgTTTGAGGCTGTGATGCGCTGGGCCAGCAGCGGAGATGCCGAGGCGCAGGCGGAGCGCCAGCGCGCACTGCCCACGGTCTTCGAGAGCGTTCGCTGCCGCCTGCTGCCTCGTGCTTTCCTGGAGAGCCGCGTGGAGCGCCACCCACTCGTGCGCTCCCAGCCCGAGCTGTTGCGCAAGGTGCAGATGGTGAAGGATGCACACGAGGGCCGCCTCACTACACTGcgcaagaagaagaaggaaaagggtgAGCAGACAGCTCGGGCCAAGGAGGCCAACCAGGGCACAGAAGACACCAAGGCTGAGGACGATGAGGAACGAGTGCTGCCCGGGATCCTCAATGACACTCTGCGCTTCGGCATGTTCCTGCAGGATCTCATCTTCATGATCAGCGAGGAGGGCGCTGTGGCTTACGACCCAGCCGCCAACGAGTGCTACTGTGCATCCCTGTCCACCCAGATCCCCAAGAACCATGTCAGTCTGGTGACCAAGGAGAACCAAGTCTTCGTGGCCGGTGGCCTCTTCTACAATGAGGACAACAAGGAGGACCCTATGAGTGCTTACTTCCTGCAG TTTGACCACTTGGACTCTGAGTGGCTGGGGATGCCGCCTCTCCCCTCACCTCGCTGCCTCTTTGGCCTGGGGGAGGCTCTCAACGCCATCTACGTGGTCGGCGGCCGGGAGCTCAAGGACAGCGAAGACAGCCTGGACTCAGTCCTGTGCTACGACAGGCT GTCATTCAAATGGGGTGAGTCAGACCCGCTGCCCTACGCTGTGTATGGCCACACAGTCCTTTCCCACATGGACCTGGTCTATGTCATTGGTGGCAAAGGCAAAGACAG GAAATGTCTGAACAAGATGTGTGTCTACGACCCCAAGAAGTTTGAGTGGAAGGAGCTAGCACCCATGCAGACAGCCCGATCGCTCTTTGGGGCCACGGTCCATGACGGCCGCATCTTTGTGGCCGCAGGGGTGACAGACACAGGGCTTACCAGTTCTTCAGAGGTGTACAGCATCGCAGACAACAA GTGGACCTCCTTTGAGGCCTTCCCACAGGAACGAAGCTCGCTCAGCCTGGTCAGCCTGGCTGGCACTCTTTATGCCTTGGGTGGCTTTGCCACTCTGGAGACGGAGTCTGGAGAGCTGGTCCCCACGGAGCTCAATGACATCTGGAG ATACAACGAGGATGAGAAAAAGTGGGAGGGGGTCCTACGGGAGATCGCCTACGCAGCTGGCGCCACCTTCCTCCCTGTGCGCCTCAATGTGCTTCGCCTGACCAAGATGTGA